The following DNA comes from Fervidibacillus albus.
ACATCGTGAATCAAACCGAAACGGGAACCGGGTCCGTAAGCACTAATTTTTCCTTCATTCGTGAGCAATATTAAAGCATTTTTGTTTAAAGAAGTCACTTCCTCTTTGACATTTGCGATTTTTTCATCAATCGCTGCCAATTCCTCTTCAACTTCTTCTTCTTTTTCGAAAATTTGACCGATAATTTCCATGTTTGATTTAAACGAATCAATATAGTTTTCCGTATCAACTGCGACGTAAACGGTCGGTGCAAGTTCTTGTAAATCTTCATAAACTTCCGACTGGCGTCCAGAAATGAGAATCAAATCTGGGTCAATTTCTGCAATTTTTTCAAAATCTGGTTCAAATAAAGTACCGACATTTTCATATTTTTCATCTTCGTATTTAGACAAATAGGAAGGAATGTTTCCTTTAGGAACCCCAGTTACCTCTATTCCGAGTTTATCCAACGTATCGAGTGCACTAAAATCGAATACGACAACCTTTTCTGGATTTTTCTTCACTTCCGCTTCGCCAAGATCATGGGTAATTGTAATCGTCTCTTCCTCATTACTTCCACTCGTCGAATCACTTTCTGTACTATCTTCTCCACCACAGGCAAATAAAATCAAAGATACTGCAATAATTAAGGAAAAAATTGATATTTTCTTCATGAACAACGACCCCTCTTTTCATCGTAATTTTCGATAGTTAAATTTGTTATATTTGTTCCTTTATTGTAAAATGAAAGTGTAATCGTTTATTGGCTTCCCCGCGGATGGAAGCCTTTTTTTGCGCGCAACCCACCCAAAGTTAAACGTAAACTACATTAAGAAAAATATAGACAAATTTTGCAGTTTCGGAAATTTTCCACTTCCATATCCATATCGTAAACTTCTTGCAAAACTTCCCGACGGATCATTTCATCCCTCGTTCCTTCCCTAATAATTTTCCCCCCTTTAATAGCGACGATATAATCGGAATAAACCGAGGCAAAATTAATATCGTGGATTACTAAAATAATCGTCTTACCTAATTCGTCGACCAATCTTCTTAACGTCTTCATAATTTGTACAGAATGTTTCATATCTAAATTATTTAACGGCTCATCGAGTAATATGTACTCCGTATCTTGGGCAATTACCATGGCGATAAAAGCTCGTTGACGTTGGCCACCACTTAATTCATCTAAATATTCGTTTTGAATCTCTTCTAACCCCATATATTCGATTGCCTCATCGACAAACACCCAGTCTTCCTTCGTCAATTTTCCTTGGGAATATGGAAAACGACCGAAGGATACGAGCTCACGAACAGTTAGTTTTAAGTTCACATTATTCGATTGTTTTAATATGGCGATTTTTTTTGCTAATTCTCTACTTTTTCTTTTCGTTACATCTTTTCCTTCGATTAAAATTTCTCCTTCGTCTTTCATAATCAAGCGACTAATCATCGACAGAAGGGTGCTTTTTCCTGCACCGTTCGGACCGATGAACGATGTAATTTTTCCTTTTTCAATTTCCACCGAAACATCGTCGATTACCCGTTTCATCCCGAACCGTTTTGTAACATGTTTAACATCTACCATTTTTTATTCTCCTTTAACAAAAGGTATATAAAATAAATTCCTCCGACAAAATTGATAATGACGCTCAATGTCGTTGAAAAATGGAAAATACGTTCAACGATCAATTGTCCACCGACTAAGGCGATAATACTGATGAATATAGCTCCTAAAATTAAATACGACTGCCTATACGTCTTTAAAAACACGTAGGACAAATTTGCCACAAGCAATCCAAGGAACGTAATCGGTCCAACTAGAGCTGTTGAGATGGAAATCAAAATGCTTACGACAATCAACAATCGTTTTACAACATAATCGAAGTCAACTCCTAAATTCACTGCCGTATCCTTACCTAAGGAAAGTACATCTAAATACTTCACGAGTCGAAGAAAATAAACGGAAACGACAAAAATCAATCCAATAGCAATTAACAAAACGTCCGTATTCATATTATTGAATGAAGCAAACATACGATCCTGAACAATCAAAAATTCATTTGGATCGATTAACACTTGCATGAAGGAAGAAAAACTATCGAAAAACGTTCCGAAAATAAAACCGACCAAAAGAAGAAAATAAATATTGTTATCATCTCGCTTAAACAAAAACTTATATAACAAAAGCGAAAACAAAACCATAATGCCGACGATCATTAGAAATTGCACATTTTGATCCATCGTTAAAAGCGTCATCGAACCGAATAGGAAAATGATTAATGTATTAATTAATACGTATAGCGAATCGAGTCCCATAATATTCGGTGTTAAAATTCGATTTTGCGTAATCGTTTGGAATACAACCGTCGAAAAAGCGATAGATGCTGCCGTCACGACAATCGCTAATATTTTATACATTCTCCTCGTTAAAATATATTCCCAATTCCCGCCGATATCTGTAAATAAAAAGGCTAAGATTAAAAGGATGGATATTCCCGCTAAAACCCATGTTTTCTGTCTATAGTTCATGTTCGTTGTCTCCTCAAAAGCAAATATAAAAAGATTCCACTTCCTAACACCCCGACTGTTAAATTAATTGGGATTTCATATGGGAAAATAATGATTCGACCGAGAATATCACAAACTAACACGAATATGGCTCCGAGTATGGCGGTATGGAATATACTTTTTTTCAAATGGTCCCCTTGATAAATGGATACGATGTTCGGAATAATTAACCCTAAAAAAGGAATCATCCCTACGGTTAATATGACCGATGAAGTAATAAGTGCGACGATCGCCAAACCAATATTTACGACTTGCCGATAATTTAATCCGAGATTTTTTGAAAAATCTTCCCCTAATCCGGCGATGGTAAACCGATTTGCATACATATAAGCGATGATTAACAAAGGTAAACTGATATAGATTAGTTCATATCTTCCTTTGATAATTAACGAAAAATCCCCAATTAACCAAGAAGAGATATTTTGAATCAAATCGCTTCGGTAGGCAAAAAATGTAGCAATCGAACTTACTATATTCCCTAACATTAACCCGACTAATGGAATGAATACGGCATCTTTAAATTTAATGTTTTCAAGTATTTTCATGAACAAAAATGTTCCCGCCAAAGCAAAAACGAAGGCGACGACAATTTTCTCTAAAGGACTGCTCGATGCAAATACGATCATCGAAACGAGAATTCCTAAACGCGCAAAATCCATCGTTCCTGCCGTCGTCGGCGAAACGAACTTATTTTTGCTCAACTGCTGCATAATTAAGCCAGCAATACTCATGCTTGCACCAGCAATCAATATACTGATTAGTCTCGGTAACCGACTGATCAATAAAATTTGAACAGTTTCATCAGATAAATCAAATAAATCTAGAGGTGTAATTTCCTTTACCCCGATAAAAACAGATACAATGGAAAGAATTACTAAAATTAATAACATGTAACGGATTTTCATTCACTATTCCACTTTCTATTGTATTTTCATTGAATGGATTCTTTTAATCTTTTATTATCAAACTAAATAATAATGAGAATCAATTTCATTTACATTTTAATGATAATCATTATCATTGTCAACAGATTTTTTACTGTTTTTATAGGTTTTATCTAAAAAAGAAACTATCCGCCTCCCAAATAGCAATATTTTGGACAAACTCCCTCACTTTTTAAATTCTAGGAAAGGAAAACTACTTTCAAAGTAAGAAAATAGCAATATACAAATCATCCTTTTAAGAAGATAAAATGTTTACAAATATACTTTTTCTTTTATGATGGCTTGTCAGAGGTTTTCTTCCGTCATATAAATCCGACTTTTTTGGTTCTTTGTCAAATCGTGTTGGTGAATCAGTTCGTGAGTTTTTCAGTAAAATGTAATCGTATAAGATTGTCCACTCATCCAAAATACGTTTGAAGGTATTCGTTCCATTGCCGGACGCTTGCAGGTTCTCGATGCTCGTGTTTTCCCCGCAGGAGTCGCCGCCAATGGTACTTCAATCATTTTCTATTTTGGACTTAGTGGACACCATTTTTTATAGTTACAAAATGATTGGTAGTAAGAATACGATTTTTAAAATGATCAAAGCACCTATAACGAAATGCAATACGTTTCATCGTCTTCATCTTTATTGATTCGTTCCCAAACCCCGTTGTTGTATTTTCACTTAAACGTGTTTTCTACAGAAGATATGTATTTCATCATTGTATTGATGCTCAAAAAAGCAAGAGATTCGGTTAAAACCCATCATTGTCATTGATATGAACAGTCCCCTTATATTTCATTGATTAAAGATGTGTATTCGAAAGCTTAGGTTATGAACAAGAAATTCCACATTCATCCGTTGGAGCGTGACACTTTTCTCTATTTTTTTGATCAAAAAAAGGTGCTGGTTTTCAATCACCAACACCAAAAATTATATAGACTAAAAAACCTTAACCGTTTTTTGGTTAAGGTTGTCATCGATATTCTTAGTGCCGATGGTGGGAGTCGAACCCACACTTCACAAGGAAACACGATTTTGAGTCGTGCGCGTCTGCCAATTCCGCCACATCGGCGATATTCAATTTTATCTTCCAATACGAACACATATTGATTCAGCATTCTAGATGCCGATGGTGGGAGTCGAACCCACACTCCACAAGGGAACACGATTTTGAGTCGTGCGCGTCTGCCAATTCCGCCACATCGGCAATATAAAATTATGGAGGCGGCAACCGGATTCGAACCGGTGATAAAGGTTTTGCAGACCTCTGCCTTACCACTTGGCTATGCCGCCACATAAAATGAAAGAGCGGAAGACGGGATTCGAACCCGCGACCCCCACCTTGGCAAGGTGGTGTTCTACCACTGAACTACTTCCGCATACTGGGCTAGCTGGATTCGAACCAGCGCATCACGGAGTCAAAGTCCGTTGCCTTACCGCTTGGCTATAGCCCAAAATAAGGGCGACTAGTGGGAATCGAACCCACGAATGTCGGAGCCACAATCCGATGCGTTAACCACTTCGCCATAGCCGCCACTTTATGAAATTGGCAGGGGCAGTAGGAATCGAACCCACACTGGAGGTTTTGGAGACCTCTGTTCTTCCGTTAAACTATGCCCCTATTAAAATGGTGGAGGGGGACGGATTCGAACCGCCGAACCCTGAGGGAGCGGATTTACAGTCCGCCGCGTTTAGCCACTTCGCTACCCCTCCGAAATGATGGTGCCGGCCAGAGGACTTGAACCCCCAACCTACTGATTACAAGTCAGTTGCTCTACCAATTGAGCTAGACCGGCTTATTCTTGTAAAGAATGGTGGCTCGGGACGGAATCGAACCGCCGACACAAGGATTTTCAGTCCTTTGCTCTACCGACTGAGCTACCGAGCCATAAAATATTTTATCATCTCATATTTGTAAGATGGCGGTCCGGACGGGACTCGAACCCGCGACCTCCTGCGTGACAGGCAGGCATTCTAACCAACTGAACTACCGGACCCCTTTATTGCGGGGGTAGGATTTGAACCTACGACCTTCGGGTTATGAGCCCGACGAGCTACCAGACTGCTCCACCCCGCGTCGATTTTATTACAACTTACTTATTCTATGCCCTTTTGATTCTCACTGTCCCGATTTCGAGAAGTATCTCAAGGATGTTTGCGAAATCGGTACAACTCGTAGTTGTTTCAGGGATGTAATGTTTGTGTCGCCCCGATTTCAGAATGTTTTCTCAAGACGTGGCTCAATCGGTGCACTGATGTTTTTTCTAAGAAGCGGATTCGTTCGTGCTCCACCCCGCGTCGATTGTATGAATACTTAATTTTTATGTATTATTTCATGGTGGAGGATGACGGGATCGAACCGCCGACCCCTTGCTTGTAAGGCAAGTGCTCTCCCAGCTGAGCTAATCCTCCTTAAAAATGACCCCTACGGGATTCGAACCCGTGTTACCGCCGTGAAAGGGCGGTGTCTTAACCACTTGACCAAGGGGCCTTAATGATGGCGGAGAGCAAGGGATTCGAACCCTTGAGACAGCTTATCGCCGCCTACACGATTTCCAATCGTGCTCCTTCGACCTCTCGGACAGCTCTCCATCTATTGGCTCCGCAGGTAGGATTCGAACCTACGACCGATCGGTTAACAGCCGATTGCTCTACCACTGAGCTACTGCGGAATACTATGAATTTTTATATCCAGCCTGGCGACGTCCTACTCTCGCAGGGGAAGCCCCCAACTACCATCGGCGCTGAGAAGCTTAACTTCCGTGTTCGGGATGGGAACGGGTGTGACCTTCTCGCCATCATCGCCAGACCGAATTGCTTTTTAAAAACGAAACAACAAATTTTATTATACACATTTTTTGTCGTTTTTCAAGAGGAAATTTTTATTCCTTCAAAACTAGATAACGCAAGGCAAAACTCGTTTTGCATTAGGTTAAGTCCTCGAACGATTAGTATCCGTCAGCTCCACACGTCACCGTGCTTCCACCTCGGACCTATCAACCTTGTCATCTTCAAGGGTTCTTACTATAGCCGAAGCTATAAGGGAAATCTCATCTTGAGGGGGGCTTCATGCTTAGATGCTTTCAGCACTTATCCCTTCCGCACATAGCTACCCAGCGATGCCCCTGGCGGGACAACTGGTACACCAGCGGTGCGTCCATCCCGGTCCTCTCGTACTAAGGACAGCTCCTCTCAAATTTCCTACGCCCACGACGGATAGGGACCGAACTGTCTCACGACGTTCTGAACCCAGCTCGCGTACCGCTTTAATGGGCGAACAGCCCAACCCTTGGGACCGACTACAGCCCCAGGATGCGATGAGCCGACATCGAGGTGCCAAACCTCCCCGTCGATGTGGACTCTTGGGGGAGATAAGCCTGTTATCCCCGGGGTAGCTTTTATCCGTTGAGCGATGGCCCTTCCATGCGGAACCACCGGATCACTAAGCCCGACTTTCGTCCCTGCTCGACCTGTCCGTCTCGCAGTCAAGCTCCCTTATGCCTTTACACTCTGCGAATGATTTCCAACCATTCTGAGGGAACCTTTGGGCGCCTCCGTTACCTTTTAGGAGGCGACCGCCCCAGTCAAACTGCCCACCTGACACTGTCTCCCGAAGCGATTCAGCTTCGCGGGTTAGAATTTCCATACAGCCAGGGTAGTATCCCAACGACGCCTCCATGGAAGCTAGCGCTCCCACTTCCACGGCTCCTACCTATCCTGTACAAGCTGCACCGAAATTCAATATCAGGCTACAGTAAAGCTCCACGGGGTCTTTCCGTCCTGTCGCGGGTAACCTGCATCTTCACAGGTACTATAATTTCACCGAGTCTCTCGTTGAGACAGTGCCCAGATCGTTACGCCTTTCGTGCGGGTCGGAACTTACCCGACAAGGAATTTCGCTACCTTAGGACCGTTATAGTTACGGCCGCCGTTTACTGGGGCTTCAATTCGAAGCTTCGTGTTACCACTAACCTCTCCTTTTAACCTTCCAGCACCGGGCAGGCGTCAGCCCCTATACTTCGCCTTACGGCTTTGCAGAGACCTGTGTTTTTGCTAAACAGTCGCCTGGGCCTATTCACTGCGGCTTTTCAGGGCTATGCACCCCGAAAAGCACCCCTTCTCCCGAAGTTACGGGGTCATTTTGCCGAGTTCCTTAACGAGAGTTCTCTCGCTCACCTTAGGATTCTCTCCTCGCCTACCTGTGTCGGTTTGCGGTACGGGCACCCGGATCCTCGCTAGAAGCTTTTCTCGACAGTGTGAAATCAGGAACTTCGGTACTTTATTTCCCTCCCCATCACAGCTTGATGCATGAAAAAAAGGATTTGCCTCTTTCTCCATCTCACTGCTTGGACGCGGATATCCAACACCGCGCATTCCCTATCCTCCTGTGTCCCTCCATTGCTCAAACGGATCCTAGGTGGTACAGGAATATCAACCTGTTGTCCATCGCCTACGCCTGTCGGCCTCGGCTTAGGTCCCGACTAACCCTGAGCGGACGATCCTTCCTCAGGAAACCTTAGGCATTCGGTGGAAGGGATTCTCACCCTTCTTTCGCTACTCATACCGGCATTCTCACTTCTAAGCGCTCCACCGGTCCTTCCGGTCCGGCTTCAATGCCCTTAGAACGCTCTCCTACCACGGACACGTAAGTGTCCATCCGCAGTTTCGGTGATACGTTTAGCCCCGGTACATTTTCGGCGCAGAGTCACTCGACCAGTGAGCTATTACGCACTCTTTAAATGGTGGCTGCTTCTAAGCCAACATCCTGGTTGTCTGGGCAACTCCACATCCTTTTCCACTTAACGTATACTTTGGGACCTTAACTGGCGGTCTGGGCTGTTTCCCTCTCGACTACGGATCTTAGCACTCGCAGTCTGACTCCCAAGCATAAGTCGTTGGCATTCGGAGTTTATCTGAATTCGGTAACCCGATGAGGGCCCCTAGTCCAAACAGTGCTCTACCTCCAAGACTCTTTACTTGAGGCTAGCCCGAAAGCTATTTCGGAGAGAACCAGCTATCTCCAAGTTCGATTGGCATTTCACCCCTACCCACACCTCATCCCCGCACTTTTCAACGTGCGTGGGTTCGGGCCTCCAGTAAGTGTTACCTTACCTTCACCCTGGACATGGGTAGATCACCTGGTTTCGGGTCTACGACCCCATACTCATTCGCCCTATTCAGACTCGCTTTCGCTACGGCTCCGGTTTCCCTTAACCTCGCATGGAATCGTAACTCGCCGGTTCATTCTACAAAAGGCACGCCATCACACAGAATCGTGCTCTGACTACTTGTAGGCACACGGTTTCAGGTTCTCTTTCACTCCCCTCCCGGGGTACTTTTCACCTTTCCCTCACGGTACTGGTTCACTATCGGTCACTAGGGAGTATTTAGCCTTGGGAGATGGTCCTCCCAGCTTCCGACGGGATTTCCCGTGTCCCGTCGTACTCAGGATCCACTCGGGAGGGAACGAAGTTTCGACTACAGGGCTGTTACCTTCTCTGGCCGGCCTTTCCAGACCGATTCATCTACTCCGTTCCTTTGTAACTCCACAATGAGTGTCCTACAACCCCAAGGGGCAAGCCCCTTGGTTTGGGCTGTTCCCGTTTCGCTCGCCGCTACTCAGGGAATCGCATTTGCTTTCTCTTCCTCCGGGTACTTAGATGTTTCAGTTCCCCGGGTCTGCCTTCCGAATTCTTACGAATCCGGATACTGTTCGATTATGAACAGTGGGTTCCCCCATTCGGAAATCTCCGGATCAAAGCTTACTTACAGCTCCCCGAAGCATATCGGTGTTCGTCCCGTCCTTCATCGGCTCCTAGTGCCAAGGCATCCACCGTGCGCCCTTTCTAACTTAACCTAATTTAAGCGTCACTCGGTTGTTTTGCCTTACGTTCGTTATCTAGTTTTCAAGGAACAAATTCAAGGTTTTCAGCCAACCGGTTTTACCGGAAGGTTGAACCCTCAAAACTGAAAAGACGAAGCGCATCGTTTTCGTTTCTATCCTTAGAAAGGAGGTGATCCAGCCGCACCTTCCGATACGGCTACCTTGTTACGACTTCACCCCAATCATCTGCCCCACCTTCGGCGGCTGGCTCCTTGCGGTTACCCCACCGACTTCGGGTGTTGCAAACTCTCGTGGTGTGACGGGCGGTGTGTACAAGGCCCGGGAACGTATTCACCGCAGCATGCTGATCTGCGATTACTAGCGATTCCGGCTTCATGCAGGCGAGTTGCAGCCTGCAATCCGAACTGAGAATGGTTTTTTGGGATTCGCTCCACCTCGCGGTTTCGCTGCCCTCTGTACCATCCATTGTAGCACGTGTGTAGCCCAGGTCATAAGGGGCATGATGATTTGACGTCATCCCCACCTTCCTCCGACTTTTAGCCGGCAGTCAGATTAGAGTGCCCAACTGAATGCTGGCAACTAATCTCAAGGGTTGCGCTCGTTGCGGGACTTAACCCAACATCTCACGACACGAGCTGACGACAACCATGCACCACCTGTCATCCTGTCCCCGAAGGGAACGCCTGATCTCTCAGGTTAGCAGGAGATGTCAAGACCTGGTAAGGTTCTTCGCGTTGCTTCGAATTAAACCACATGCTCCACCGCTTGTGCGGGCCCCCGTCAATTCCTTTGAGTTTCAGTCTTGCGACCGTACTCCCCAGGCGGAGTGCTTAATGCGTTAGCTACAGCACTAAAGGGCGGAAACCCTCTAACACTTAGCACTCATCGTTTACGGCGTGGACTACCAGGGTATCTAATCCTGTTTGCTCCCCACGCTTTCGCGCCTCAGCGTCAGTTACAGACCAGAAAGCCGCCTTCGCCACTGGTGTTCCTCCACATCTCTACGCATTTCACCGCTACACGTGGAATTCCGCTTTCCTCTTCTGCACTCAAGTCTCCCAGTTTCCAATGACCGCTTGCGGTTGAGCCGCAAGATTTCACATCAGACTTAAAAGACCGCCTGCGCGCGCTTTACGCCCAATAATTCCGGACAACGCTTGCCACCTACGTATTACCGCGGCTGCTGGCACGTAGTTAGCCGTGGCTTCCTCGTCGGGTACCGTCAAGGTACGGTCATTTCCTCCCGTACTTGTTCTTCCCCGACAACAGAGCTTTACGATCCGAAGACCTTCTTCGCTCACGCGGCGTTGCTCCGTCAGACTTTCGTCCATTGCGGAAGATTCCCTACTGCTGCCTCCCGTAGGAGTCTGGGCCGTGTCTCAGTCCCAGTGTGGCCGATCACCCTCTCAGGTCGGCTACGCATCGTCGCCTTGGTAGGCCTTTACCCCACCAACTAGCTAATGCGCCGCGGGCCCATCTAGAAGCGTCGGCAAAACCGACTTTCCTTCTTCCTCCATGCGAAGGAAAAACCTATCCGGTATTAGCTCGCGTTTCCACGAGTTATCCCGATCTTCCAGGCAGGTTGCCCACGTGTTACTCACCCGTCCGCCGCTAACTTTCAGAAAGCAAGCTCTCTAAAAGTTCGCTCGACTTGCATGTATTAGGCACGCCGCCAGCGTTCGTCCTGAGCCAGGATCAAACTCTCCAAAAAGTTTGATTGCTCAAATTCAAATAAAACGCTTCGTCTTGTTCAGTTTTCAAGGTTCAACTATTTTTTTGAAAAAGCGACTTTATTATTATACAACAGTCTTTTTTTCTTGTCAACAACTTTTTTGAAGTTGTTTGGAAACTTGTTTGTTTCCAGCGACGAATATAACTATACCAACTTTGTGCTTATCTGTCAACACTTTCTTTTAATTTTTTTAATATAATTTTCCAATAGATGGTTCGTTCAATAAACAGATGGTTAAATGAAGTAATTTATAACAATTTTTCATAATATCGATGAAATATACCTTTCCCTTTCGATTCCTCCAAAGCAACGGATAAATAGCCTTTATCGATTAAATATTCCACAAGGATAAAAATATCTGTATCGTACAATTCCATTTCCGGATGTTCGCATATTTGTTTAATTGACCAACGTTTCCGTTCTTCTAACACCTTTAATATATGGGAAACGCCGATTTCTGTGCGCGAATGGATGAAAAATTCGATCGCTAAAAATAATAAATCGAGTCGTTTATTTAATGCTTCTTCACTATTCACTAATTCTTCATAAATTTTGTATACTTCCGGATCGATTTGTTTAACTTGATTCCAAACAGTAATTTCCGGATGAAAACCCTTTTCAATTAATGCAAGTCTTCCTAAATGGTGAAGGGATTTAATAATTTGACTATATGCATCCAAGTATTCACTTTCCTCGTACAACATTTTCCCTTCGTTATACGTTTTAATTAACCTCGCGAATTCAATACCGATCCGAATTTTTCTTTCGTGAAAGGGAAAGTCTTTTAGATTGCGAATTAATTGAGAAATATAATCATTTCTGTCAAAAATGATTTTTCCTTCGTATAACCAGCCTACGATTTGTGGATTCGTTCCCGTAAGCAACCATTGCTCCAGTTTTTCATTTGACAAAATGTATAGGGCAATTTTTTGATTGTCGAATACATAATGTTTAGGAAAGAAATCGACTTCCTTTTCTGCCGTAATAATGAATAATATTCCGTCAAATGTATCGGTCAAATAGAAATGGGAATCCTTTTTTTCAATAAAAATAATTCCTAATGTGGAAGGTTGACTCGCCCGTTCTTGATATAAACTTCTTAAAAAATTTTCCATAACCCGCTCCTCCAAATACGTCGTACTCAATTGAATTCGACATAGTTCAATCAAACTCCTTCAACGGAAAGTAAATTTCCTTACAATTTTTCTCTGCATTAATGGACATTTTTTCCCGATTGACTGGTTCAATATATACATTTTTATTTTCTATCGTTCAAATTTTGTATTGGAAATGTATTTTCTTTCTACTTTATATCAAGGTTGTGGTATATTTTCAATACGGGGGTGGAGATTAGGGTGGGAAAATATCCGAATAAAATTAATAAAATTCGAACGGTCGCTCTAAGCTTAGTTTTTGTTGGTGTTTTTATCATGTACATCGGGATATTTTTAAAAAATCATCCGTATTTAATGCTCGTTTTTATAATCCTCGGACTCCTTTCTGTCATCGCGAGTGGATTCATCTATTTTTGGGTCGGGATGCTTTCAGTTAAAGCCGTTAAAGTCGTATGTCCCTCTTGTGGAAAAGTGACTAAAATGCTTGGAAAAGTCGACGTATGCATGTATTGCAATGAGGCACTCACACTAGATAAATCTTTAGACGGAAAAGATTTCAACGAGGTTTATCGCCAGAAAAAGGAATTGTAGTTTTTTAATTCTAAAAGTAAAAAAGAGCTGCTTACAGCTCTTTATTTTTCTCTTAAAAAATATTTTTCACTCTTTTTTTAGTGGGATTCCTTTTTTGCACAATCCGGACAAATGCCGTAAATTTCTAATCGATGATGGCTTACTTTAAATCCTGTCATATGTTCAGCAAATTGCTCAACTTCATCGAGGCCGGGATATTGGAAGTCCACAATTTTTCCGCAGGATTCGCATATAGCGTGGTAATGTTCATGGGTTGTAAAATCAAATCGGCTGGAAGCATCCCCGTAAGTCATTTCCTTTACTAATCCGACTTCACGAAACACACGCAAGTTGTTATAAACGGTTGCGACACTCATATTTGGAAATTTTCCTTCCAACGCTTTATATATTTCATCGGCAGTCGGGTGTGACTTTGTATCGATCAAATATTGTAGTATCGCA
Coding sequences within:
- a CDS encoding siderophore ABC transporter substrate-binding protein; the encoded protein is MKKISIFSLIIAVSLILFACGGEDSTESDSTSGSNEEETITITHDLGEAEVKKNPEKVVVFDFSALDTLDKLGIEVTGVPKGNIPSYLSKYEDEKYENVGTLFEPDFEKIAEIDPDLILISGRQSEVYEDLQELAPTVYVAVDTENYIDSFKSNMEIIGQIFEKEEEVEEELAAIDEKIANVKEEVTSLNKNALILLTNEGKISAYGPGSRFGLIHDVLGFEAADANIDASTHGQSVSFEYVLETNPDYIFVVDRTAVVGGETSAKEVIENDLIMQTEAYKNGKIIYLDPNYWYLAGGGLISVDEMISEVEAGL
- a CDS encoding ABC transporter ATP-binding protein translates to MVDVKHVTKRFGMKRVIDDVSVEIEKGKITSFIGPNGAGKSTLLSMISRLIMKDEGEILIEGKDVTKRKSRELAKKIAILKQSNNVNLKLTVRELVSFGRFPYSQGKLTKEDWVFVDEAIEYMGLEEIQNEYLDELSGGQRQRAFIAMVIAQDTEYILLDEPLNNLDMKHSVQIMKTLRRLVDELGKTIILVIHDINFASVYSDYIVAIKGGKIIREGTRDEMIRREVLQEVYDMDMEVENFRNCKICLYFS
- a CDS encoding iron chelate uptake ABC transporter family permease subunit, whose translation is MNYRQKTWVLAGISILLILAFLFTDIGGNWEYILTRRMYKILAIVVTAASIAFSTVVFQTITQNRILTPNIMGLDSLYVLINTLIIFLFGSMTLLTMDQNVQFLMIVGIMVLFSLLLYKFLFKRDDNNIYFLLLVGFIFGTFFDSFSSFMQVLIDPNEFLIVQDRMFASFNNMNTDVLLIAIGLIFVVSVYFLRLVKYLDVLSLGKDTAVNLGVDFDYVVKRLLIVVSILISISTALVGPITFLGLLVANLSYVFLKTYRQSYLILGAIFISIIALVGGQLIVERIFHFSTTLSVIINFVGGIYFIYLLLKENKKW
- a CDS encoding ABC transporter permease yields the protein MKIRYMLLILVILSIVSVFIGVKEITPLDLFDLSDETVQILLISRLPRLISILIAGASMSIAGLIMQQLSKNKFVSPTTAGTMDFARLGILVSMIVFASSSPLEKIVVAFVFALAGTFLFMKILENIKFKDAVFIPLVGLMLGNIVSSIATFFAYRSDLIQNISSWLIGDFSLIIKGRYELIYISLPLLIIAYMYANRFTIAGLGEDFSKNLGLNYRQVVNIGLAIVALITSSVILTVGMIPFLGLIIPNIVSIYQGDHLKKSIFHTAILGAIFVLVCDILGRIIIFPYEIPINLTVGVLGSGIFLYLLLRRQRT
- a CDS encoding nucleotidyltransferase-like protein; protein product: MENFLRSLYQERASQPSTLGIIFIEKKDSHFYLTDTFDGILFIITAEKEVDFFPKHYVFDNQKIALYILSNEKLEQWLLTGTNPQIVGWLYEGKIIFDRNDYISQLIRNLKDFPFHERKIRIGIEFARLIKTYNEGKMLYEESEYLDAYSQIIKSLHHLGRLALIEKGFHPEITVWNQVKQIDPEVYKIYEELVNSEEALNKRLDLLFLAIEFFIHSRTEIGVSHILKVLEERKRWSIKQICEHPEMELYDTDIFILVEYLIDKGYLSVALEESKGKGIFHRYYEKLL
- a CDS encoding DUF2614 family zinc ribbon-containing protein, with amino-acid sequence MGKYPNKINKIRTVALSLVFVGVFIMYIGIFLKNHPYLMLVFIILGLLSVIASGFIYFWVGMLSVKAVKVVCPSCGKVTKMLGKVDVCMYCNEALTLDKSLDGKDFNEVYRQKKEL
- the perR gene encoding peroxide-responsive transcriptional repressor PerR; translated protein: MATSQLKEALDTLKESGVRITPQRHAILQYLIDTKSHPTADEIYKALEGKFPNMSVATVYNNLRVFREVGLVKEMTYGDASSRFDFTTHEHYHAICESCGKIVDFQYPGLDEVEQFAEHMTGFKVSHHRLEIYGICPDCAKKESH